The Lacrimispora xylanolytica genome has a segment encoding these proteins:
- a CDS encoding AAA family ATPase — protein sequence MKKFTITIAREFGSMGGPIARELSKELGVKFYDRDIVEEVAKKLKLPVSTISDEEEKSKHLLFSHMFPLGTDEDYMQDIIFDVQKDIILDLAKKESCILVGRCSNHILENQKNNINIFIYAPYQKRIENCVNSLGMTVSEAKRMIQSVDKARNTYHKKYAGYLPNNPEHTNLMIDSSLLGVTGTAQLIAGVVRQLFGEE from the coding sequence ATGAAAAAGTTTACAATCACGATTGCCCGTGAGTTTGGAAGTATGGGAGGTCCCATTGCAAGGGAGCTTTCCAAAGAACTGGGAGTGAAGTTTTACGACCGTGATATTGTGGAAGAGGTGGCAAAAAAGTTAAAGCTTCCAGTTTCCACCATAAGTGATGAAGAGGAAAAGTCCAAGCATCTGTTGTTTTCCCATATGTTTCCATTGGGGACGGATGAGGACTATATGCAGGATATCATTTTTGATGTGCAAAAGGACATCATTTTGGATCTTGCAAAAAAGGAAAGCTGTATCCTGGTAGGAAGATGCTCCAATCACATCTTAGAGAATCAAAAGAACAACATCAATATATTTATTTATGCTCCATATCAGAAGCGGATTGAAAACTGCGTCAATTCCTTAGGAATGACGGTCAGTGAGGCCAAGCGAATGATTCAGTCCGTGGACAAAGCAAGAAATACTTATCATAAAAAATATGCCGGATATCTTCCCAACAATCCGGAGCATACCAACCTTATGATTGATTCCTCTCTCCTTGGAGTGACAGGTACGGCACAGCTCATTGCTGGTGTGGTCCGTCAGCTTTTTGGGGAAGAATAA
- a CDS encoding GNAT family N-acetyltransferase: MNGKHITMAPTSPFSEEAIHLMAELSKTLKDITGSGGRNSFDPNDVCKDRAMFVIARDESGMPVGCGAFRPMDERTAEVKRMYAKVKGVGAGNQILSYLECQAREMGYQVFRLETRKVNETAISFYLRNGYQIIPNYGHYENRTESVCFEKKISI; encoded by the coding sequence ATGAATGGAAAACATATTACGATGGCGCCGACCAGTCCATTTTCAGAAGAGGCCATTCATTTGATGGCGGAGCTATCTAAGACGCTTAAAGATATTACGGGAAGCGGTGGAAGAAATTCCTTTGACCCAAACGATGTATGCAAGGATAGAGCCATGTTCGTAATTGCCAGGGATGAAAGTGGCATGCCCGTTGGCTGCGGTGCCTTTCGTCCTATGGATGAAAGGACTGCTGAGGTTAAGCGTATGTATGCAAAGGTAAAAGGAGTGGGAGCTGGAAACCAGATATTATCCTATCTGGAATGCCAGGCCAGGGAGATGGGGTATCAGGTGTTCCGTTTAGAAACCCGCAAGGTCAATGAAACGGCCATATCCTTTTATCTAAGAAATGGATATCAGATCATTCCAAACTACGGTCATTATGAAAACAGAACGGAATCTGTCTGCTTTGAGAAAAAAATATCAATTTGA
- a CDS encoding amino acid ABC transporter permease, whose product MIKGLFDTKRWNALFQAFPEYYIPGFLMTLKISLVGLALALALGVVFGLLSTAKFKPFRILSRIYVEFIQNTPLALQVVCYYSILPMLFSSSGFRMPKFILGVIGVGIYHGAYISEVIRTGIEAIPKGQSEAASSQGFSYLETMYHIILPQTIKIILPPLANQALGLVKNTSILAMVAGMDLMYFTDSWGSERGYFAQAYFTSAVMYFIICFPLARLARYLEIRSMRLPTAKRLEITADEEVA is encoded by the coding sequence ATGATTAAAGGTCTTTTTGATACAAAACGCTGGAATGCCCTGTTTCAGGCATTTCCCGAATATTATATACCAGGCTTTCTTATGACCCTTAAAATATCACTTGTTGGGCTTGCGCTTGCGCTTGCCCTTGGAGTGGTATTTGGTCTGCTTTCTACGGCAAAATTCAAACCGTTTCGGATTCTTTCACGAATTTACGTGGAATTCATACAGAATACGCCTCTGGCTCTTCAGGTGGTGTGCTATTATTCTATCCTGCCCATGCTCTTTTCCAGTTCCGGATTTCGTATGCCCAAGTTTATCCTGGGCGTCATCGGTGTTGGAATCTACCATGGTGCCTACATCTCTGAGGTCATAAGAACCGGAATCGAAGCCATACCGAAGGGACAGTCTGAGGCAGCATCTTCTCAGGGGTTTTCTTATCTGGAGACCATGTATCACATCATTTTGCCTCAGACCATAAAGATTATCCTGCCGCCTCTTGCCAATCAGGCTCTAGGACTAGTAAAGAACACCTCCATTCTGGCCATGGTGGCTGGTATGGATCTCATGTATTTTACCGATTCCTGGGGTTCCGAGCGAGGCTACTTTGCTCAGGCATACTTTACCAGTGCGGTTATGTACTTTATCATCTGTTTCCCGCTGGCAAGACTTGCCCGCTATCTGGAGATTCGTTCTATGAGGCTTCCGACTGCAAAAAGGCTTGAGATTACAGCAGATGAGGAGGTCGCATGA
- a CDS encoding amino acid ABC transporter permease: protein MIELFHQIFTPANVIFMFKGLQMTVLIAILATIISMIFGTIFALIRTYASGKWKWAGVLVAIYTEFFRCTPNLLWILWIYFTVKGNKVGVSVFAISLFTSAVMAEIIRGGLNSIPKGQFESAQSQGFGFIKTLWYIILPQTYKKVIPALLSQVITIIKDTSFLKMVDVAEFMRNSSVVLGSIYDVRGMMMLFAFEALCYFTICFALSTVVRRYQKTIVTG from the coding sequence ATGATAGAATTATTTCACCAGATTTTTACCCCGGCTAATGTAATCTTTATGTTTAAGGGATTACAGATGACGGTTCTTATCGCAATCCTGGCTACCATTATCAGTATGATTTTTGGTACCATATTCGCTCTGATCCGGACCTATGCTTCCGGCAAATGGAAATGGGCAGGCGTGCTGGTTGCGATCTATACAGAATTTTTCCGCTGTACCCCAAACCTGTTGTGGATTCTTTGGATCTATTTTACGGTGAAAGGGAATAAAGTAGGAGTATCGGTGTTTGCTATTTCGCTCTTTACTTCTGCTGTTATGGCAGAGATCATCAGAGGAGGGTTAAACTCCATTCCCAAGGGCCAGTTTGAAAGCGCCCAGTCTCAGGGCTTTGGATTTATAAAGACTCTCTGGTACATTATACTTCCCCAGACTTATAAGAAGGTCATTCCTGCGCTTTTAAGCCAGGTCATTACAATCATTAAAGATACCTCCTTCTTAAAGATGGTGGACGTTGCAGAATTTATGAGAAACAGTTCCGTTGTACTTGGAAGCATTTACGATGTACGGGGCATGATGATGCTGTTTGCCTTCGAAGCCCTTTGCTATTTTACCATCTGCTTTGCGTTAAGCACGGTAGTAAGGCGTTATCAGAAAACCATAGTAACTGGTTAG